A genomic stretch from Seriola aureovittata isolate HTS-2021-v1 ecotype China chromosome 13, ASM2101889v1, whole genome shotgun sequence includes:
- the ngb gene encoding neuroglobin, with the protein MEKLSGKDKELIRGSWESLGKNKVPHGVIMFSRLFELDPALLSLFHYSTNCGSTQDCLSSPEFLEHVTKVMLVIDAAVSHLDDLHSLEDFLLNLGRKHQAVGVNTQSFAVVGESLLYMLQCSLGQAYTAPLRQAWLNMYSIVVAAMSRGWAKNGEDKAD; encoded by the exons ATGGAGAAGCTGTCAGGGAAGGACAAGGAGCTGATAAGAGGCAGCTGGGAGAGCCTGGGCAAGAACAAAGTTCCACATGGTGTCATCATGTTTTCCAG ACTGTTTGAGCTGGACCCTGCGCTGCTCAGTCTTTTCCACTACAGTACAAACTGTGGCTCCACACAAGACTGCCTCTCCAGCCCTGAGTTCCTGGAACATGTCACCAAG GTGATGCTTGTGATCGATGCAGCAGTCAGCCACCTGGATGACCTTCACTCCTTGGAGGACTTTCTCCTCAACCTTGGGAGGAAGCATCAGGCAGTGGGAGtcaacacacagtcatttgcT GTGGTGGGTGAGTCCCTTCTCTACATGCTGCAGTGCAGTCTGGGCCAGGCCTACACGGCGCCGCTGCGTCAAGCCTGGCTCAACATGTACAGCATCGTGGTAGCCGCCATGAGCCGAGGGTGGGCCAAGAACGGCGAGGACAAGGCCGACTGA
- the fam161b gene encoding protein FAM161B, translating to MSKLEALLEDGLRSELMLKQQLKTISEALRQQLQESEKRQTEELERRIHQDALLSTDIHQESIDKKEVNRQPKNVGMRRSISTSGLTSDKETSHHLRQSERPNSSSPAWVLPTNCKHCSVRTSPLTPTKTQLYEQVALFKTTQMSKEEEAEAECQKKFCAVPVPNHVTQPLYQEVIELREKERKQGHEQRKNFLLSIQKPFSFQEREKEKRQKLLATLNQASQDQKNKIPTVRKSLHKVENDSLDSELKDQEEVCRTVHTHTTQRQENSTSSCSPKLRIAEHTRKEKLGFLDEKPSFQPKIIHQIPDFSRLHKALQTEALRRTQSKEVTKCQPFYLRTSALPVRQSRMSPENSQEPKISHLSRSKSLGALTSLSTDTLPLYITDAVRKRCMAIRKSMEVRDSKNQESADWLRKYQMRSQAMKKTVALHAKLMDPNSSLKEVNNEKLKHHIVADRQRTREYMKELRKMKARVSERPYLFEQVKQRNAKAHAEQTYRDKLRKAGFKEQFVQENGETTEGTSVSSRSEDDVNNHSNENNIHSREENVDDGEKIEDVEEESVKSKGEEMP from the exons ATGTCAAAGCTAGAGGCCTTGCTGGAAGATGGACTCAGATCAGAGTTAATGCttaagcagcagctgaagaccATCAGTGAGGCCctcagacagcagctgcaggagtcagagaagagacagacagaggagttGGAAAGGAGGATTCATCAGGACGCTCTCCTGTCAACAGATATACACCAAGAGTCCATTGATAAAAAAGAAGTCAACCGTCAGCCCAA AAATGTAGGAATGAGGAGATCCATCTCTACATCTGGCCTGACCTCAGACAAAGAGACCTCCCATCATCTTAGACAGTCAGAGAGGCCTAACTCATCTTCTCCAGCCTGGGTATTGCCAACAAACTGCAAGCATTGTTCTGTCAGGACTTCCCCACTGACTCCTACCAAGACACAACTATATGAACAGGTagctttatttaaaacaacacagatgagcaaagaggaggaggccgAGGCTGAATGTCAGAAGAAGTTCTGTGCTGTCCCAGTCCCCAACCATGTCACCCAGCCCCTCTATCAGGAGGTGATTGAGcttagagagaaagagaggaagcaggGTCATGAGCAGAGAAAGAACTTTTTGCTCTCCATACAAAAACCTTTCAGCTtccaggaaagagaaaaggaaaaaaggcaGAAGCTGTTAGCTACGTTAAACCAAGCCTCCCAGGATCAGAAGAACAAGATTCCTACTGTCAGAAAATCTCTTCACAAAGTAGAAAATGACTCACTAGATTCTGAGTTGAAAG ACCAGGAGGAGGTTTGCAGGACCGTCCACACTCACACGACACAGCGACAGGAGAATTCCACTTCATCCTGCAGCCCGAAACTTCGCATTGCCGAGCACACCAGGAAAGAAAAGCTGGGTTTCCTGGATGAGAAGCCGAGCTTCCAGCCAAAAATCATCCATCAGATCCCTGATTTCAGCAGGTTGCACAAGGCCTTGCAGACAGAGGCACTGAGAAGAACACAGAGTAAAGAAGTGACAAAGTGTCAACCCTTCTACCTCAGGACATCAGCTCTCCCTGTGAGGCAAAGTAGGATGAGCCCAGAAAACTCACag GAACCAAAAATAAGTCATCTCAGTAGAAGCAAGTCACTTGGGGCCTTAACATCACTGTCCACAGACACACTCCCCTTGTACATCACAGATGCTGTGAGGAAGCGCTGCATGGCCATCAG AAAGTCAATGGAGGTGAGGGATAGTAAGAATCAAGAGAGTGCAGACTGGTTGAGGAAGTACCAAATGAGGTCCCAGGCCATGAAGAAGACAGTTGCCCTCCATGCGAAGCTGATGGACCCAAACAGCAGCTTGAAGGaagtaaataatgaaaaactaaaGCACCATAT tGTGGCTGACCGACAAAGGACGAGAGAATACATGAAAGAGTTACGGAAAATGAAGGCACGAGTTAGTGAACGCCCTTATTTGTTCGAACAGGTGAAACAG AGAAATGCAAAAGCTCATGCAGAGCAGACATACAGAGACAAGCTGAGGAAAGCTGGCTTTAAGGAGCAATTTGTTCAAGAAAATGGAGAAACAACTGAAGGAACATCAGTCTCATCCAGATCTGAGGACGATGTGAATAACCACAGCAATGAAAATAACATTCATAGCAG GGAAGAAAATGTAGACGACGGGGAGAAAATTGAAGATGTGGAAGAGGAGAGCGTGAAGTCCAAAGGGGAAGAAATGCCATGA